Proteins found in one Pontibacter sp. SGAir0037 genomic segment:
- a CDS encoding RagB/SusD family nutrient uptake outer membrane protein has protein sequence MNSLYRTGAPQLFDGGVYSGAEAMLGNYMSGFFDNEYKGQEVHVQHAQQLTLNGNNLNGYLGGIWDDLYRGISRANNAIKYIPATPGLTDTERSRLEAEARFFRAYAYFYLVRMFGEVPLVTEPYESLENLYVSRNSIKDVYTLIEQDLKFAIEQGNLSNNSMANNGGRITKGAAATLLADVYLTMSGYPLQENRYADAAAMAESVINSGTYNLTQHDKNSSGQVVEENSAYNKIRRGDASANEYIFYHEYAVNISNNNYPQWAYPVSMAQHVAYAITNGAYQPVNKFLWGYDAQRDLRVQEKQYFHSSLTLENGEVKNFETAPYIWHDDEALFETASSGKDVVIYSYSDVLLIAAEAKARAQGVTADAVENLAQVRGRAYWKTDYSQIVSELNALSPNEFVEEVWEESFRELVFEFRLWFDMIRTRKFPQTAANANGEINFVELVGQANHWNKVIETKHLLFPIPEAERQRNPNLGSQNPGY, from the coding sequence GTGAATTCACTTTATAGGACAGGTGCGCCACAGTTATTTGATGGTGGAGTTTACTCCGGAGCAGAAGCTATGCTTGGCAACTACATGTCTGGCTTTTTTGACAACGAGTATAAAGGCCAGGAGGTACACGTACAGCATGCACAGCAGTTAACTCTAAACGGCAATAATCTGAACGGGTACCTTGGCGGAATCTGGGATGATTTGTACAGGGGCATTTCAAGAGCGAACAATGCGATAAAGTATATTCCTGCTACACCGGGTCTAACTGATACAGAAAGAAGCAGATTAGAAGCCGAAGCCCGGTTCTTTAGGGCGTACGCTTATTTTTACCTGGTTCGGATGTTCGGAGAAGTACCTTTAGTTACTGAACCGTATGAATCTCTTGAAAACCTGTATGTTTCCCGTAACTCCATTAAGGATGTTTATACACTCATTGAACAGGATCTCAAGTTTGCCATCGAACAAGGTAATTTGTCGAACAATTCCATGGCAAACAATGGAGGCAGAATAACAAAAGGGGCTGCTGCAACTTTATTAGCCGATGTGTATTTAACTATGAGCGGATATCCGCTACAGGAAAACAGGTACGCAGACGCTGCCGCCATGGCAGAGAGTGTCATCAATAGCGGCACATACAATTTAACGCAGCACGACAAAAACTCCAGCGGACAGGTAGTTGAGGAGAACAGCGCCTATAACAAGATACGGAGGGGCGATGCATCAGCAAATGAATACATTTTTTACCATGAATATGCTGTTAATATCTCTAACAATAATTACCCCCAATGGGCATACCCTGTTTCTATGGCTCAACATGTAGCTTATGCCATTACTAACGGAGCTTACCAACCGGTAAACAAGTTCCTTTGGGGGTACGATGCTCAACGAGATCTGAGGGTTCAGGAAAAGCAATATTTCCACAGCTCTCTTACCCTGGAAAATGGTGAAGTTAAGAACTTTGAAACCGCACCATATATATGGCACGATGATGAGGCATTGTTTGAGACTGCCAGTTCTGGTAAAGATGTGGTAATATACAGCTACTCAGATGTATTGCTTATTGCTGCTGAGGCGAAGGCAAGAGCTCAGGGTGTAACAGCTGATGCCGTTGAAAACCTGGCACAGGTAAGAGGAAGAGCCTACTGGAAAACGGATTACAGCCAAATAGTTTCTGAGTTGAACGCCTTGTCGCCTAACGAATTTGTGGAAGAAGTGTGGGAAGAAAGTTTTCGTGAATTAGTGTTTGAATTCCGTTTGTGGTTCGACATGATCAGAACAAGAAAATTTCCTCAAACAGCAGCTAATGCGAATGGAGAAATTAATTTTGTTGAACTGGTTGGGCAGGCAAACCACTGGAACAAAGTTATTGAAACAAAGCACTTACTTTTTCCTATTCCTGAAGCCGAAAGACAAAGAAACCCTAATTTAGGCAGTCAGAATCCGGGATATTAA
- a CDS encoding PAS domain S-box protein, giving the protein MENELSSSMWEKMAEFSPDLFCTFDQEGHYVYISDACTSILGYTANELIGRHYTDFVHPDDLESTRETAAVILQAKKIKNFENCLIHKQGKKVRMLWSCAWSEQDNAIFCVARDITELKLSQKKLEESEQRYRALFENNKDVIIIESKEGLVTEVNRSFTEVLGFSKEQVINYPASNFLSAEVAALCKKYFRKALKGSTGKFNLDIYTTAKTLRTFEATKYPIKMGEKVIGVQTVAKDITPIVQSLDTIQQQAQKLSNIFESITDAFFMLDREWKFTYINREAARLLRLHKKKDIGKSIKDAFPEEVGGEFHLHYSEALKTGKAVHFTSYFREYDMWLQVKAFPSAEGLSVYFDDVTELIRFRMELEKLSLVASRTNNGVLIIDKNNEIEWANEGFTRLTGYTLEEALGKYPFDLLYNPKADQSSFLAVKDKMLNGEPVSFEVMCSAKSGEDMWINVQINSVLDEKGNVLRYIAVQTDITALKNSEQELAHVTRDLYNQNNDLQQFTYIVSHNLRAPVANALGLLNLLKKADQGTDVYDTILSNLKVSIMQLDTVLKDMNTILSVRDSKGNMELEEVDLNDVLYQVLSSLQEPLQKCSGEVLIDVEEGTTIKANKAYLYSVCHNLMSNAIKYRSDERHLEVLIKCASTNRGTLISFSDNGSGFDMEKVKDSIFKLYKRFHKGKKGRGIGLYLVKAHVESMGGHIEVSSQVGIGTAFFIYFPKTEKPALTL; this is encoded by the coding sequence ATGGAGAATGAACTTAGTTCATCGATGTGGGAGAAGATGGCTGAGTTCTCTCCTGATTTATTCTGCACTTTTGATCAGGAGGGGCATTATGTTTATATAAGCGATGCCTGCACCAGTATTCTGGGCTATACAGCAAACGAATTAATTGGCAGGCACTATACAGACTTTGTTCATCCTGATGACTTAGAAAGTACCAGAGAAACTGCTGCAGTCATACTTCAAGCAAAAAAAATTAAGAATTTTGAAAATTGCCTGATTCACAAACAGGGAAAAAAGGTGCGCATGCTCTGGTCATGCGCCTGGTCTGAACAAGACAATGCTATATTTTGTGTAGCCCGCGATATTACAGAGCTAAAATTAAGTCAAAAAAAATTAGAAGAGAGCGAACAGCGCTACAGAGCTTTATTCGAAAACAACAAAGATGTCATCATTATTGAAAGTAAAGAAGGTTTAGTCACAGAAGTTAACCGTAGCTTCACAGAAGTACTTGGTTTCAGCAAGGAGCAAGTGATTAATTATCCCGCCTCCAACTTTTTATCAGCCGAAGTAGCTGCTCTCTGCAAAAAATACTTCCGCAAGGCGCTGAAAGGCAGCACCGGAAAGTTTAACCTGGATATTTATACTACGGCCAAAACATTAAGGACTTTTGAAGCAACAAAGTACCCTATTAAAATGGGAGAAAAAGTAATCGGGGTGCAAACAGTTGCTAAAGACATAACACCAATTGTACAGTCTCTTGACACGATACAACAGCAGGCACAGAAACTCAGCAATATCTTTGAGAGTATCACCGATGCTTTTTTTATGCTGGACAGGGAATGGAAGTTCACCTACATCAACAGAGAAGCAGCCAGGCTTCTGCGCCTGCACAAGAAGAAGGACATCGGTAAAAGCATTAAAGATGCTTTTCCGGAGGAAGTAGGCGGGGAATTTCACCTCCATTATAGCGAAGCTTTAAAAACTGGAAAAGCAGTCCATTTTACCTCTTATTTCAGGGAGTATGATATGTGGCTTCAGGTAAAGGCTTTTCCTTCGGCCGAAGGTTTATCAGTTTATTTCGATGATGTTACTGAGCTGATCAGGTTCAGGATGGAGCTTGAAAAGCTATCGCTGGTGGCGAGCAGAACAAATAATGGAGTTCTTATTATTGATAAGAACAACGAGATCGAATGGGCTAACGAAGGCTTCACAAGGCTTACAGGCTATACGCTGGAAGAGGCTTTAGGCAAATATCCCTTCGATTTACTATATAACCCGAAAGCAGACCAAAGTTCTTTTCTGGCTGTAAAAGACAAAATGCTGAACGGAGAACCAGTTTCTTTTGAAGTTATGTGTTCTGCTAAGAGCGGAGAAGACATGTGGATTAATGTACAGATTAACTCTGTGCTGGATGAAAAAGGTAACGTACTACGGTATATCGCTGTACAAACCGACATTACGGCTTTAAAAAATTCGGAGCAGGAGCTGGCGCATGTTACGAGAGATCTTTACAACCAGAACAACGACCTGCAACAATTCACCTATATTGTTTCTCATAACCTCCGGGCACCTGTAGCAAATGCCCTGGGCCTTCTAAACCTTCTGAAAAAAGCAGATCAAGGCACTGATGTGTACGACACCATTCTTTCTAACTTAAAGGTTAGCATTATGCAACTCGATACTGTTTTAAAAGACATGAACACCATCCTGAGTGTCAGAGACAGTAAAGGGAATATGGAGCTGGAGGAGGTAGACCTGAACGATGTGCTGTACCAGGTGCTGAGTTCTCTGCAGGAGCCGCTTCAGAAATGCTCTGGTGAAGTGCTGATTGATGTGGAGGAAGGTACAACCATTAAAGCAAACAAAGCCTACCTCTACAGTGTCTGCCATAACCTGATGTCGAATGCAATTAAATACAGATCAGATGAGCGTCACCTGGAAGTACTTATCAAATGCGCTTCCACCAACAGAGGCACTCTTATTTCCTTTTCTGATAACGGCTCGGGCTTCGACATGGAAAAGGTGAAGGATAGTATCTTTAAGCTTTACAAGCGCTTCCACAAAGGTAAAAAAGGCAGAGGGATAGGCCTTTACCTGGTAAAAGCACATGTAGAATCAATGGGTGGGCACATTGAGGTAAGCAGCCAGGTTGGCATCGGAACCGCTTTTTTTATTTATTTCCCTAAAACTGAGAAACCAGCCCTTACACTATAA
- a CDS encoding DUF808 domain-containing protein: MATGLLALLDDISALVKVSAASLDDVPAQVAKTTGKVSGIVIDDTAVTPKYVVGLDPSRELSIIFQIAKKSLLNKVILLSPAALILGFYAPWAITPILMLGGAFLCFEGYEKVHSMFARHHADGGHSAEEDVKIITPAELEKARVKSAVRTDLILSAEIVAITYSTVSEKALLTQIAVMLAVAVFITVAVYGFVGLVVKADDIGLHMAKENHHKTVRSIGYNIVKFMPLFLNLLGYVGTAAMLWVGAEIIAHGIPFTSHALHELEHALAHLPALAWLTKAIACAVGGLILGALIERIVHFVRRFR, encoded by the coding sequence ATGGCTACAGGACTCCTTGCCCTTTTAGATGACATTTCTGCTCTTGTGAAAGTAAGTGCGGCCAGCCTGGACGATGTTCCGGCTCAGGTGGCAAAAACAACAGGTAAAGTATCCGGAATTGTAATTGACGACACAGCAGTTACACCTAAGTATGTAGTAGGGCTTGATCCGTCGCGCGAGCTTTCGATCATTTTCCAGATCGCTAAAAAATCGCTGCTCAACAAGGTTATTCTGTTAAGTCCGGCAGCCCTGATTCTCGGATTTTATGCGCCATGGGCTATAACACCAATCCTGATGCTGGGAGGTGCTTTTTTATGTTTCGAAGGGTATGAGAAAGTGCATTCCATGTTTGCCCGGCATCACGCTGATGGCGGGCATAGCGCAGAGGAGGATGTGAAAATTATAACGCCTGCGGAGCTGGAAAAGGCAAGGGTGAAAAGCGCTGTTCGCACAGATTTAATTCTTTCCGCTGAGATTGTGGCTATTACCTATTCTACCGTATCCGAAAAAGCATTGCTTACACAAATTGCCGTTATGCTGGCTGTCGCTGTTTTTATAACGGTTGCTGTGTACGGATTTGTTGGCCTGGTAGTGAAAGCCGATGACATCGGGCTGCATATGGCAAAGGAAAACCATCATAAAACGGTGCGGTCAATCGGGTATAACATTGTAAAGTTTATGCCCCTTTTCTTAAACCTGTTAGGTTATGTTGGTACGGCAGCCATGCTGTGGGTAGGGGCCGAAATTATTGCGCACGGCATCCCCTTTACGAGCCATGCACTGCATGAACTAGAGCATGCACTGGCGCACCTGCCCGCTCTAGCCTGGCTAACAAAAGCTATTGCATGTGCCGTGGGCGGGCTCATATTAGGAGCTCTGATAGAAAGAATAGTGCATTTCGTTCGCAGATTCAGGTAG
- a CDS encoding ankyrin repeat domain-containing protein, which yields MKKILLIPFLFASFTLKAQQNNTLLDQSFWKTSPDAAAVKAEIAKGNSATAFNPMTFDATVMAINSDAPNATIKFLLEQQGNSINKITHDGRIYLHWAANRGNVELVEYLIAKGSDINLEDSHGTTPLAFAASNGQTNTAVYEAFFKAGLDVKKKYRDGANLLLLGIANDADLKLSNYLISKGLSLKDVDNNGNTAFNYAARTGNVAQLKTLLKKGVQFNENALIFAAQGTRRSTNTIDVYQYLVDELKINPAYINKNGETVLHALVRKPNQSEIVKYFLAKGVDVNKADKDGNTAFINAAAGKDAALIEVLLPKVKDINATNAKGESALTMAVKSSSADVVSLLLKNGADVNIKDKDGNNLAYYLVQSYTPQGGRGPEGGASNGGQQDDFSAKMAALQGKGLNFAAPQKDGSTLYHLAVAKNDMALLKRIANLNIDVNTKNKEGITVLHKAAMLSKDDAILKYLLSVGARKDIATEFDETAYTLAKENELLTKNNISVDFLK from the coding sequence ATGAAAAAAATACTTCTAATACCTTTTCTCTTTGCGTCTTTCACTCTTAAAGCGCAGCAGAACAACACGCTTTTAGACCAGTCTTTCTGGAAAACAAGCCCTGATGCGGCAGCTGTGAAAGCCGAAATAGCTAAAGGGAACAGTGCCACCGCCTTCAACCCCATGACCTTTGATGCTACAGTGATGGCTATTAACAGCGATGCTCCAAACGCTACCATCAAGTTCTTACTGGAGCAGCAAGGGAACAGTATAAATAAAATCACCCACGACGGGCGTATTTACCTGCATTGGGCTGCGAATAGAGGCAATGTGGAATTAGTAGAGTATTTAATAGCCAAAGGCTCCGACATCAACCTGGAAGACAGCCACGGTACTACTCCCCTCGCCTTTGCAGCAAGCAACGGGCAGACAAACACCGCTGTATATGAAGCTTTCTTTAAAGCAGGCCTGGATGTTAAGAAGAAATATAGAGACGGTGCTAACCTCCTCCTTTTGGGTATTGCAAACGATGCCGATCTTAAGCTGAGCAATTATCTTATATCTAAAGGCTTATCGTTGAAAGACGTTGACAACAATGGCAACACTGCCTTTAATTACGCTGCCAGAACAGGAAATGTGGCCCAACTAAAAACCTTGCTTAAGAAAGGTGTGCAGTTTAACGAAAATGCACTCATTTTTGCTGCACAGGGTACACGCCGTAGCACAAATACCATTGATGTATACCAGTACCTGGTAGATGAGCTGAAAATCAATCCTGCTTACATTAATAAAAACGGGGAAACCGTGCTGCATGCCCTGGTACGTAAACCTAACCAGTCTGAAATTGTGAAGTACTTCCTGGCTAAAGGTGTTGATGTAAACAAAGCAGATAAAGATGGCAATACTGCTTTCATCAATGCTGCCGCTGGTAAGGATGCAGCCCTTATAGAAGTACTGTTACCCAAGGTAAAAGATATTAATGCTACAAATGCCAAGGGCGAATCTGCCTTAACAATGGCAGTAAAAAGCAGTTCTGCAGATGTTGTTTCCCTTCTTTTGAAAAACGGCGCAGATGTAAACATCAAAGACAAAGATGGTAATAACCTGGCTTACTACCTGGTACAGTCTTACACACCTCAAGGTGGCCGTGGACCAGAAGGCGGCGCTTCTAACGGAGGCCAGCAAGACGACTTTAGCGCTAAAATGGCAGCACTACAAGGCAAAGGGCTAAACTTTGCAGCACCTCAGAAAGACGGCAGCACATTATACCACTTAGCGGTTGCTAAAAATGACATGGCCTTGCTGAAGCGAATAGCAAACCTGAACATTGATGTAAACACCAAAAACAAAGAAGGCATTACTGTCTTACACAAAGCAGCCATGCTATCCAAAGACGATGCTATACTGAAATACCTGCTGTCTGTTGGTGCCAGAAAAGACATTGCCACTGAGTTTGACGAAACGGCTTATACACTTGCAAAAGAGAATGAGCTTCTAACTAAAAACAATATTTCTGTCGATTTTTTAAAGTGA
- a CDS encoding DUF2271 domain-containing protein, whose product MLSLFSFQASAQTTKYKCLLQMSNYMGEGAYIVVSLINPKGEYEKTLYVMGDDKQWYSSLKEWHKFYSKKPGNISAITGASVAGGDRSVTVFEIENSKINANYKLRFETAVEDKEYYVKDLEIPLTKESLSAKNEGTGFIRYVRFSPN is encoded by the coding sequence ATGCTTAGTCTCTTTTCTTTCCAGGCATCAGCGCAAACCACTAAATACAAGTGCCTGCTCCAGATGTCTAACTACATGGGTGAAGGAGCTTATATAGTGGTATCTCTTATCAACCCGAAGGGCGAGTATGAAAAAACGCTCTATGTGATGGGCGACGATAAACAATGGTACAGCAGCCTGAAAGAGTGGCACAAGTTCTATTCTAAAAAGCCAGGCAACATCAGCGCCATAACAGGTGCATCTGTTGCCGGTGGAGACCGTAGCGTAACTGTTTTCGAAATTGAGAACTCTAAAATAAACGCCAACTATAAATTGCGGTTCGAAACGGCAGTCGAAGACAAGGAGTATTATGTAAAAGACCTGGAAATACCCTTGACAAAGGAAAGCCTTTCCGCCAAAAATGAAGGTACCGGATTTATCCGTTACGTGCGTTTCAGCCCCAACTGA
- a CDS encoding PepSY domain-containing protein, translated as MTISIWRYSHLALAVSSFILLALASITGLILAFEPVSDKIQPYSVTDFNQLSLAQTLPTLKEMYPGISELTVDNHQFVQIKGSDEQGENLSAYVNPRTGKILGTPEKQGEFFQWVTNLHRSLFLHETGRFFIGLTAFLLLLITVSGTALIVQRQRGLKRFFTRIVKDSFAQYYHVVLGRLSLVPIIIISLSGTYLSLNRFGLITAEKVSPQVDFDAIESEPEKKLADFAIFKDTPLSQVQSIKFPFSDDPEDYYTLKLKDREIAVNQVTGDVLDEAQYPTTQLLTDLSLNLHTGRTSAIWAVILAIASCNILFFIYSGFAITFKRRANRVKNKYTADESRFIILVGSENGSTFRFAQAIHQQLLKQGEKSFISELNNFTFFPKAEHLIVLTATYGLGDAPTNAGRFAALLEKYPQQQPVHYSVLGFGSHAYADFCKFAFEVNQLLSRQEWASPLVDIHTVNDRSPDEFSLWAEAWSQQAGIPLTVLPELRKAEANRFETLTVTGNSSSQHTEGTFLVRFLPKRRLRVTSGDLLAIYPENDHRERLYSIGMVGKELQVSVRLHPNGLGSGFLHRLKPGDTIRARINSNKHFYFPAKAPVVVMVSNGTGIGPFLGMISQNDRQRPCHLYCGFREASSFNIYQSFLEENQSLQKLSRLLVAFSREGEKQYVSDLIAKDADFIANVLATDGVVMICGSLSMQQDVTELLDTICRKKTGNSISYYQSRSQLLTDCY; from the coding sequence ATGACCATTTCCATCTGGAGATACAGCCATCTTGCTTTGGCTGTATCTTCTTTTATTTTACTTGCGCTTGCCTCCATTACAGGTCTAATTCTTGCCTTTGAGCCTGTATCCGACAAAATCCAGCCTTACAGCGTTACCGATTTTAACCAGCTCTCTCTGGCCCAGACGCTGCCTACGCTTAAAGAAATGTATCCGGGCATTAGCGAACTGACTGTTGACAACCACCAGTTTGTGCAGATAAAGGGAAGTGATGAACAGGGGGAAAACCTGTCTGCCTATGTAAATCCCCGTACCGGTAAAATATTAGGCACACCGGAAAAACAGGGGGAATTTTTTCAGTGGGTAACCAACCTGCACCGCTCTCTTTTCTTACACGAAACAGGCCGCTTTTTCATTGGACTTACAGCCTTTTTACTGCTACTGATTACTGTTTCAGGAACAGCGCTCATTGTGCAGCGCCAACGGGGACTGAAACGATTCTTTACCCGCATTGTGAAGGACAGTTTTGCGCAGTACTACCATGTGGTGCTGGGGCGCCTGTCGCTGGTCCCGATTATAATTATCTCGCTCAGCGGCACCTATCTTTCCCTGAACAGGTTCGGCTTGATCACAGCTGAAAAAGTATCGCCTCAGGTTGATTTTGATGCCATTGAATCAGAGCCGGAAAAAAAGCTTGCAGACTTTGCCATTTTTAAAGATACCCCGCTTTCACAGGTGCAAAGCATCAAATTTCCTTTTTCAGATGATCCTGAAGATTATTATACGCTGAAACTGAAAGACAGAGAAATAGCTGTTAACCAGGTAACAGGCGATGTTCTAGATGAGGCGCAGTACCCGACCACACAGTTACTGACCGACCTGAGCCTGAACCTGCACACAGGCCGGACAAGTGCCATTTGGGCTGTTATACTGGCCATAGCTTCTTGTAACATCCTCTTTTTTATTTATTCCGGCTTTGCAATTACCTTCAAGCGCAGGGCAAACCGTGTTAAAAATAAGTATACAGCAGATGAAAGCCGCTTTATTATTCTGGTAGGATCTGAGAATGGTAGTACCTTCCGGTTTGCCCAGGCCATACACCAGCAGTTGTTGAAGCAGGGAGAAAAATCTTTTATATCGGAGCTGAATAACTTTACCTTTTTCCCTAAAGCCGAACACCTGATCGTGCTAACGGCTACCTACGGGCTGGGAGATGCACCAACCAATGCCGGCAGGTTTGCCGCTCTGCTCGAAAAATATCCGCAACAGCAACCGGTCCACTATTCAGTTCTTGGCTTTGGTTCGCATGCGTATGCCGACTTCTGTAAGTTTGCTTTTGAGGTGAATCAGTTGCTCTCACGGCAGGAATGGGCCTCTCCTTTAGTGGACATCCATACGGTAAATGACAGGTCGCCAGATGAGTTTAGCTTATGGGCAGAAGCCTGGTCTCAGCAGGCGGGCATACCGCTTACGGTTTTGCCTGAACTTCGGAAGGCAGAGGCAAACCGCTTCGAAACCCTTACGGTAACAGGCAACAGCAGCTCCCAACATACTGAAGGAACTTTTTTAGTTCGTTTCCTGCCTAAGCGCAGGTTGCGCGTAACATCAGGAGATTTGCTGGCCATTTATCCGGAAAATGATCACCGGGAGCGACTTTATTCTATTGGTATGGTAGGCAAGGAGCTTCAGGTAAGCGTAAGGCTGCACCCCAATGGCTTAGGCTCCGGCTTTTTGCACCGGTTAAAGCCCGGAGACACAATTCGTGCACGAATTAACAGCAACAAGCATTTTTATTTTCCTGCCAAAGCACCTGTTGTGGTTATGGTTTCTAACGGAACAGGTATCGGGCCTTTCCTGGGCATGATCAGCCAAAACGACCGGCAAAGGCCTTGTCATTTATATTGCGGCTTTAGGGAAGCTTCAAGTTTCAACATCTATCAAAGCTTTCTGGAAGAAAACCAGTCGCTTCAGAAGCTGTCCCGGCTGCTGGTGGCTTTTTCACGTGAAGGAGAAAAGCAGTATGTCAGCGATCTGATAGCCAAAGACGCGGACTTTATAGCCAACGTGTTAGCAACAGATGGTGTGGTTATGATTTGCGGTTCTCTCTCGATGCAGCAGGACGTAACAGAGCTGTTAGATACCATCTGCCGGAAAAAAACAGGAAACAGCATCAGTTACTATCAGTCTCGCAGCCAGTTACTAACAGACTGTTACTAA
- a CDS encoding FAD:protein FMN transferase, which yields MKRLLVLFILLCSVSANAQVLRKRAVKLMGSRFDITIVAGDSLSAENSIDAVIAEVTRIENLISDWKDDTQVAEVNRKAGIAPVKVDPEVFALAERALCLSKITKGGFDISFAAMDRIWKFDGSMTEMPGPEAIKKSVEKVGYKNIVLNRKNSTIFLKKKGMKIGFGALGEGYAADRCRDMMLARGIKAGIVNGSGDMSTWGKQPDGSNWTVGITNPLQKNTLFAIIPLQQSAVVTSGSYEKFVMFNGTRYSHIINPATGYPASGLTSVTVFGPSAEKANGFSTSMMVLGKEAGLKLLKKYPEYSCILITDNGEVISSPNLAIEEYRL from the coding sequence ATGAAAAGATTACTGGTTTTGTTCATTCTTTTATGTAGTGTTAGTGCCAATGCCCAGGTATTGCGAAAAAGAGCCGTTAAGTTAATGGGCAGCCGGTTCGATATTACCATTGTGGCCGGCGATTCCCTGTCGGCCGAAAATAGCATTGATGCGGTAATTGCAGAAGTGACGCGAATTGAAAATCTGATCTCTGACTGGAAAGACGACACACAGGTTGCGGAGGTAAACCGGAAGGCTGGCATTGCGCCTGTTAAAGTCGATCCCGAAGTTTTTGCCCTGGCAGAGCGGGCGCTTTGTCTTTCAAAAATCACCAAAGGAGGCTTCGACATCAGCTTTGCAGCCATGGACAGGATCTGGAAATTTGATGGCTCCATGACGGAGATGCCGGGGCCGGAGGCTATAAAAAAATCGGTGGAGAAAGTAGGGTATAAGAACATTGTGCTGAATCGCAAAAACTCTACCATCTTCTTAAAGAAGAAAGGCATGAAGATAGGGTTTGGTGCACTGGGAGAAGGGTATGCCGCCGACAGGTGCCGGGATATGATGCTGGCCAGAGGCATAAAAGCCGGTATTGTTAATGGCTCCGGTGATATGAGCACCTGGGGCAAACAACCTGATGGGAGTAACTGGACAGTCGGTATAACTAATCCTTTACAAAAAAATACTTTGTTTGCTATTATTCCGCTACAACAAAGTGCTGTCGTAACATCCGGAAGCTATGAGAAGTTTGTGATGTTCAATGGCACCCGCTACTCCCATATCATCAACCCTGCAACAGGGTATCCTGCTTCCGGGCTTACCAGTGTTACTGTTTTCGGGCCCAGCGCAGAAAAGGCAAATGGTTTCAGTACTTCCATGATGGTGTTGGGTAAAGAAGCGGGGCTGAAACTATTAAAAAAATATCCGGAGTACAGTTGCATCCTGATTACCGATAACGGCGAGGTGATCTCTTCGCCGAATCTCGCAATAGAGGAGTACCGTTTATAG
- a CDS encoding dienelactone hydrolase family protein has protein sequence MDKIRKEDIKQEVFDLYDDYAHNRLNRRDFIQNLSAYAVGGLTVASLMSFLMPDYKSSVQVTADDPRLTSQYITYKSAKGGGTMKALLSMPANTNKKLGGIVVVHENRGLNPYIEDVARRAALAGFVSIAPDALTPLGGYPGTDDAGREMQSKRNRDEMLEDFIAAYDYLKSHENCNGKVGVVGFCFGGWVANMMAVRIPGLSASVSFYGGQPASEDVSKIKAPLLLHYAELDTRVNEGWPAYEAALKEHHKKYMAYMYANVNHGFHNDSTPRYDKAAAELAWKRTIDFFREKLQ, from the coding sequence ATGGACAAAATCAGGAAAGAAGACATCAAGCAAGAAGTGTTTGACCTTTATGACGACTATGCACACAACCGGCTAAACAGGCGCGATTTTATTCAGAATCTATCTGCTTATGCTGTAGGCGGCCTTACAGTGGCCTCACTCATGAGCTTTCTGATGCCCGATTACAAGAGTTCTGTGCAGGTAACAGCAGATGATCCCCGCCTTACGTCGCAGTATATAACTTACAAGTCTGCCAAGGGTGGCGGAACGATGAAGGCACTGCTATCGATGCCCGCCAATACGAACAAGAAACTTGGAGGCATTGTGGTGGTGCATGAGAACCGTGGCCTGAACCCATACATTGAAGATGTGGCCAGAAGAGCCGCATTGGCAGGCTTTGTTTCAATTGCACCGGATGCATTAACACCATTAGGCGGCTATCCGGGCACCGACGATGCAGGGCGTGAAATGCAAAGCAAACGGAACAGAGATGAGATGCTGGAAGATTTTATAGCCGCTTACGACTACCTGAAGAGCCACGAAAACTGCAATGGCAAAGTAGGTGTTGTCGGCTTTTGCTTTGGGGGCTGGGTTGCTAACATGATGGCTGTACGCATTCCGGGTCTGTCGGCTTCTGTTTCGTTTTATGGAGGACAGCCGGCAAGCGAGGATGTTTCTAAGATAAAAGCTCCTCTCCTGCTACATTATGCCGAACTGGATACGCGCGTTAATGAAGGCTGGCCAGCCTATGAGGCTGCTTTAAAAGAGCATCATAAAAAATACATGGCCTACATGTATGCGAATGTTAACCACGGTTTCCATAACGATTCCACTCCCCGTTACGATAAAGCCGCAGCAGAACTTGCCTGGAAGCGCACCATTGACTTCTTCCGTGAAAAGCTCCAATAA